In Toxoplasma gondii ME49 chromosome X, whole genome shotgun sequence, a single genomic region encodes these proteins:
- a CDS encoding phosphatidylinositol 3- and 4-kinase (encoded by transcript TGME49_215700), whose translation MRRQSSSSQRSPAASGVSADMSSSGVSPPSSSSVSFSSSVSFSSSVASSSSVSSSSFSSSSVSPSSFSPSSFSSSSFSSSSFSSSSFSSSSFSTSASSSSASSSSVLGASTFASAFSASVSSSPSSLPHRNGRKVEGKSSAAPVKQSCSTCCRAPFLYSCDLDALLSVNIGGLLTVPRVPSAVCDRQSVSSARREAPREKQASERRSEAENATERSACAAEDADAQGDAAGVPGVAVHDREDRGTEQGENDAEGRAVFWGRGGDDQGQRGPPLFPDHELASPDFVEGVKEASLNAKKLSSLYGEEDETDRFVVCVSLFSHGQRVFHPVTCHPSPCPAFASCSSEKGEDAPLSPPSSSLPSIKRYLRPCLHALIGGSCRRSSSFSSSVSPELSRSLDASPSFLPFHVSLRLPIRVSALPRDAFLLCAVRKKEVLPETADDCPSSLYAVGILPLFDSGGHMRQGRELLKLVRVLSPPSLSSLSPFSPSSESPTPRFFERDEAAREELLRLFESAVLSPALLPSSRFLSQKKERIAFQEGAGDATDRAGRASRHPREPFEAFSAKERRICRPLQEQERRARSAELAAAAVAGRSGDTAPHTRLPKMSAETVMSLLLSPSAPWLAALLSEAPAETVRSGKGTVRPCVWSGGSASLSAAASPQRDEFRRRKKESGFSCRAELQANRREVVAPFVPVEEQPSSSSDEDRYPRNAFAFSRFSSPSSLLPLATHPIGDLQAGDSNHALPLRSEPSHPSLSVFAERRLSSSPKRDATSRARPESPSSAGAAFDATAEEIQGESTCRGTIFGDLQPSEKPRKEPSCAGQEPMGGGHGGRDEEQWVWQCGRARRALREMYHRHIVLERELFRCAKSLDMLERGAFASGGMRVDSVAQENLQRSLFEILSLLQNHGDFLEAQRRASLACRLWERSNLPTPHATKRRPCRTTANSQVESEFRPFPQASFASSSSSASSTSSSLSSASSSSLFSSRSLRRPLSSSSSSGSPPIDADCLPSQVEPLASEIWEESVSASRSSPRARSDGVFEPLRLHAETTAMAAVGAAGYLYLELPFYSLPALHGEPRIVSHASHLPVAPAAVLQQQLHAQVSQQMQKQSSSSSLSGERTKSGGLAGSAGLFGISREEQGDNGGVVGGGVSRGDACACMQHPLAPAVLARALQQQFQRHSVSPPNGDHSASTSAPSSSSASCAPSLGSSASSPSLRPLGGSGSRTDRRPEAERAEGRGLEREKELGSGNEGEKGEKQDATKRDRSVNEVLRPAASHEAPTAVSQLSFKSGNETGETARRSAAGSSTDFRPQEGPSQANWMSTCWGVSSALTPFSLASSLPQLSSPPPGPARAVLPSPAVGSSSSVGERRNSLLDNRGAESAAALDDSSRSFPAEMPETETEQSLLGLSVGEALLALQARNRGGREEEATTNREMRREERTHQTVEGEKENRRQFLLDFSSYVPHPAGLLSQPTALDLLGHASAAGGALRPEGSAVALLRGLLQSPPHPLRLHERQLLWTYRNSAIRQPGCLGKLLQLVDFPSPSSRVPWASASPSLPSSSQSITAGEVAEEIVALAERWPEAPLAAERERKGEDFLSRRSRDSRKEEEENGKEPAERGEESGVRDAKDEAREEERATRRCKEEREKGERRGEDRHLKRKASLGVENDQLREFEIAAEAFEIISTSWGKGAWCGVERAAQVVRAAAVRALERIPDEILELFLMQLVQAMRSEPLPLDALLLPATSAPQAKSAAFSLAAPAVASVSSTSALPPAGALAPLPVDSQKSRGQSVQKNEELSLEKGELRARQDDVARRPAAVPLNASAPLSFASGRQAGPASTPLTNFLIRRCLRNAGLAVKLFWLLQCEKEDPDNGHIFVRAEQRFFDALHKNAARKGRKEKTVPAAAPPPSSSSSSSRASSSSSFAPSHPSAPASRARLSETHGDEATGAGGSEGGRLMTEGGGGKSAREKDSDKREEGDKIHEDRGDEEEGRARDTEEGEGRGGPEKAKAETHASDKDEGECQPQKGEEDEDSRRKKRSGDGSRGPSRSALLAAEILEILELQVQLRNHLMALNGQIRDKRERAERKTEHLRELLESTPLCPGLICFSASTTPASLLPAPPASSSSPLPLSQVEPSASASSASSASSASPNLSSVRVDFSPSAFPSLTFEQIEEEELQAEALSKSRRGDEQAKTETVDERERDVSAPVSSSCDGSSLALPSGDIEADAHSSRSQADPLLDHPDTSRQPSSSRSFCASSSSASSSSSASSSSSASSSSSSASSSSSASVETHALRFVRGSRALWPGVPLPVDVDLRLVGVEIAECWVVRSSLYPLVLSCWVLSLRNRSRRGERRRRELRGPRAAEKPEVEERPRRRQPDNPPHAVERDAHWPRTREQENEETQEGEQLREGEGGREQDGDEEVKVPVREGGRKGDLEREERSAEESGAFSALGVPDETDAQARCTHAGATQRREKEIAAGEDEEEAQLHPSARTCPKAVPGDPPRQGPEVSTRRGEEGEEKSEDQNASESRADTKEEKKGNEERGETGSGKAPGSREGGRFSVRNACTGEVQKKLFLYKVGDDLRQDMLVLGVIRLVDCLLKQYGVDLKFTPYRVVAMSTEDGLIEFLHGAESLSSIKKKHKTLINYFTHVHPDPDSPCGFSEKVWSNFIRSCAGSCLVTFLLGIGDRHLDNILVGLDGRLCHIDFGFILGEDPKPFPPPMKICSEMLEVMGGIGGEGYTLFVAQCCQAYKILRFHAQLLCVLLDLMVDSGIKDIKKNLVSSTAYPAELAAHVAPHPASGSAPPQPGPAVSAGVSVAGPLGSNLGSGAPAGLPKGPVRGAEAGVSVAGPGLFCGDRSPQLSGSGAFFSDSGLLSFPAATASFESEPSPGGGSAPTHDDLEPRGAGAAAPQGAGSAQEAAPGRSRRRVVCVALEKVKEKLRLDLGDEDAERFLVGVINSSARALFPAVVDKLHEWALYWR comes from the exons ATGCGGCgccagtcttcttcttctcagcgTAGCCCTGCTGCCTCGGGCGTCTCCGCAGACATGTCGTCGTCGggtgtttctcctccttcttcctcttctgtttctttctcctcctctgtttctttctcctcctctgtcgcctcttcttcctccgtctcttcttcttcgttctcttcttcctccgtctctccttcttcgttctctccttcttcgttctcttcttcttcgttctcttcttcttcgttctcttcttcttcgttctcttcttcttcgttctctacctctgcttcttcttcctctgcctcttcttcgtccgtcCTCGGTGCCTCGACCTTcgcgtctgctttctcggcgtctgtttcgtcttcgccgtcttctctgccccaTCGAAATGGTCGAAAAGTCGAAGGAAagtcttctgctgctcctgtGAAGCAGAGCTGCAGCACCTGCTGTCGCGCGCCGTTCCTCTACAGCTGCGACCtcgacgcgcttctctccgtcaaCATCGGAGGCCTCTTGACAGTTCCTCGAGTCCCCTCGGCGGTCTGCGACAGGCAAAGCGTCTCCTCAGCCAGACGCGAAGCTCCtcgggagaagcaggcgagcgaaagacgaagcgaagCGGAGAACGCAACCGAgagatctgcatgcgcagcagaagacgcagacgctcAGGGAGACGCCGCCGGTGTTCCAGGCGTCGCGGTACACGACCGAGAAGATCGAGGCacagaacaaggagagaatGATGCAGAAGGCCGAGCCGTCTTCTGGGGACGCGGAGGTGACGACCAAGGGCAACGAGGACCTCCGTTGTTCCCTGATCACGAGTTGGCTTCTCCTGACTTCGTTGAGGGAGTCAAGGAGGCTTCGCTGAACGCGAAAAAACTTTCGTCTCTGTacggtgaagaagacgaaacagatcGATTTGtggtgtgtgtctctctcttttcgcacGGCCAGCGCGTCTTCCATCCTGTCACCTGCCATCCGTCGCCCTGTCCtgctttcgcttcttgttcttccgaaaaaggcgaagacgctcctctgtcgcctcccagttcgtctctcccctccatCAAAAGGTATCTTCGTccctgtctgcatgcactgattGGCGGCTCCTgtcgtcgctcttcgtctttctcttcttctgtttcgccgGAGCTGTCGCGCTCGTTGgatgcgtctccttcctttctgcctttccacgtctctctgcgtctgccgaTTCGTGTGAGCGCGTTGCCGCGAGatgcgttccttctctgcgctgtccggaaaaaagaagttTTGCCCGAAACTGCAGACGACTGCCCTAGTTCCCTCTACGCTGTCGGcatccttcctctcttcgacAGCGGCGGACATATGCGCCAGGGACGCGAGCTCCTCAAACTtgttcgcgttctctccccgccttcgttgtcttccctctctcctttttctccttcgtctgaGAGTCCGactcctcgtttctttgaacgagacgaagcggcgcgggaggagctgctgcgcctcttcgagtctgccgttctctcgcctgcttTGCTTCCATCTTCGCGATTTCtttcgcagaagaaagaacgcatTGCCTTCCAGGAAGGAGCGGGCGACGCGACCGACAGAGCAGGACGAGCCAGCCGGCATCCGCGAGAGCCTTTCGAGGCGTTTTCCGCGAAGGAAAGACGGATTTGTCGACCGCTTCAAGAGCAGgaacgaagagcgaggagtGCCGAACTCGCGGCAGCAGCCGTTGCCGGACGAAGCGGAGACACTGCACCTCACACCCGCCTCCCGAAGATGTCTGCCGAGACAGTGATGTCgctgctcctgtctccttcagccCCGTGGCTGGCGGCGCTGCTCAGCGAGGCTCCGGCGGAGACAGTGAGAAGTGGAAAGGGGACAGTCAGGCCGTGTGTGTGGAGTGGAGGATCCGCATCTCTCTCAGCCGCTGCGAGTCCCCAACGAGACGAGttccgaagaagaaagaaggagtcGGGGTTTTCTTGCCGCGCAGAACTCCAGGCTAATCGCCGCGAGGTCGTCGCGCCCTTTGTGCCAGTCGAGGAGCAGCCGTCGTCGAGCTCTGACGAAGACAGATATCCCAGGAACGCGTTTGCTTTTTCGAGgttctcttccccctcgtctctgctgcctcttgcGACCCACCCGATCGGCGACCTCCAGGCGGGAGACTCTAACCACGCTCTTCCGCTTCGATCTGAGCCTTCGCatccctcgctctctgtctttgcgGAGCGACGCCTTTCGTCCTCGCCAAAGCGCGACGCGACAAGTCGAGCCAGGCCTGagtctccgtcgtctgcggGCGCCGCCTTCGACGCGACAGCCGAGGAGATTCAAGGCGAGAGCACCTGTCGCGGGACGATCTTCGGAGATCTCCAACCTTcagagaagccgcgaaaAGAGCCTTCCTGCGCTGGGCAGGAACCCATGGGAGGAGGACATGGCGGTCGAGACGAGGAACAGTGGGTCTGGCAATGCGGAAGAGCAAGGCGCGCGTTGAGAGAAATGTATCATCGTCACATCGTGCTGGAACGCGAACTGTTTCGGTGCGCCAAGTCGCTTGACATGCTCGAGCGTGGAGCCTTTGCCAGCGGTGGCATGCGAGTTGACAGCGTCGCACAGGAGAATCTCCAGAGGTCTCTCTTTGAaattctctcccttcttcagAACCACGGCGACTTTCTCGAGGCTCAGCGACGGGCGtctctcgcatgcagacttTGGGAGCGAAGCAACTTGCCGACTCCCCACGCAACAAAGAGGAGGCCTTGTCGCACCACCGCGAACTCTCAAGTCGAATCGGAGTTTCGGCCTTTTCCGCAGGCGTCGttcgcctcgtcttcctcttctgcttcctctacctcttcttctctctcgagcgcgtcttcgtccagtctcttctcttctcgttctctccgtcgtcctctctcgtcgtcttcctcttccggaTCTCCGCCCATCGACGCTGACTGTCTTCCTTCACAGGTTGAGCCTCTGGCCTCCGAGATTTGGGAGGAGTCCGTCAGCGcttcgcgctcttctccgcgAGCGCGGAGCGACGGTGTCTTCGAGCCTCtgcgcttgcatgcagagacgacggcgaTGGCCGCCGTCGGGGCAGCAGGGTATCTCTACCTCGAGCTTCCGTTCTACAGTTTGCCAGCGCTGCATGGCGAGCCGCGGATTGTCTCCCATGCGTCGCATCTCCCGGTCGCCCCCGCGGCTGTGCTGCAGCAacagttgcatgcacaggtcTCTcagcagatgcagaagcagtccagttcctcctctctgtctggaGAGCGGACAAAGTCAGGCGGTCTCGCAGGATCTGCGGGTCTCTTTGGCATCTCAAGAGAGGAGcaaggagacaacggaggAGTAGTAGGAGGGGGGGTGTCTCggggagacgcatgcgcatgcatgcaacatcCTCTCGCTCCGGCCGTCCTTGCGAGAGCTCTTCAGCAACAGTTTCAGAGACACAGTGTCTCTCCGCCTAACGGAGACCATTCTGCGTCAACGTcagcgccttcctcgtcttcagcGTCTTGTGCACCTTCTCTAgggtcttctgcttcgtcgccttctctgcgtcctcttgGGGGATCAGGCTCGAGGACCGACAGACGCCcagaggccgagagagcagaagggagaggactcgagagggaaaaggaacTCGGAagtggaaacgaaggagagaaaggcgagaagcaggacGCGACGAAGCGCGACAGGTCTGTCAACGAGGTCCTGCGCCCCGCGGCTTCTCATGAAGCCCCAACCGCTGTGTCTCAACTCAGTTTCAAATCTGGAAAcgagactggagagacagctcgACGCAGCGCTGCGGGATCTTCAACTGATTTTCGACCTCAAGAAGGACCTTCGCAAGCGAACTGGATGTCGACCTGCTGGGGTGTCTCCTCAGCTCTCacgcctttttctctcgcttcctctctccctcagcTGTCGTCTCCACCTCCTGGTCCGGCGAGAGCTGTCTTGCCGTCTCCTGCGGtcggttcttcttcctccgtcggggaaagaaggaactCCCTTCTCGACAACAGAGGCGCAGAGTCTGCTGCTGCGCTTGACGACTCCTCGCGCTCCTTCCCCGCGGAGATGCccgaaacggagacagagcagtCTCTGCTGGGCCTCTCCGTCGGCGaggctcttctcgctctgcaaGCGAGGAATCgcggagggcgagaagaggaagcgacgacgAACCGTGAaatgaggagagaagaacgaacgcATCAGACTgtggaaggcgaaaaagaaaacagacgacAGTTCCTGCTCGACTTCTCCTCATACGTTCCTCACCCTGCAGGTCTCCTCTCGCAGCCGACTGCTCTCGATCTGCTTGGTCATGCGT CGGCTGCAGGGGGGGCCTTGCGTCCCGAGGGCTCGGCTGTCGCGTTGCTCCGAGGTCTTCTGCAGTCGCCGCCTCACCCGCTGCGCCTCCACGAACGGCAGCTCCTCTGGACGTATCG gaaCTCGGCGATTCGCCAGCCGGGGTGTCTCGGGAAGCTTCTGCAGCTCGTGGACTTCCCTTCACCCTCTTCGCGGGTGCCAtgggcgtctgcgtctccgtcgttgccctcttcctctcagtCGATAACTGCCGGCGAAGTTGCTGAGGAAATTGTCGCACTTGCAGAGCGATGGCCAGAGGCTCCTCTCgctgccgagagagagaggaagggagaagacttCCTCTCCAGACGGAGCAGAGACTCCcgcaaagaagaggaagagaacggcaAAGAGCCAGCGGagcggggagaagagagcggagtCAGAGACGCCAaagacgaggcgagagaagaagagagagcaacgaGGCGAtgcaaagaggagagggaaaaaggagaaaggagaggagaggacagaCATCTAAAACGAAAAGCGTCTCTTGGGGTGGAGAACGATCAATTGAGGGAATTTGAAATTGCCGCAGAAGCGTTCGAAATCATTTCAACAAGCTGGGGCAAGGGTGCCTGGTGTGGAGTGGAACGCGCAGCTCAGGTCGTCAGAGCCGCGGCCGTCAGAGCTCTCGAAAGGATTCCAGACGAAATTCTCGAGCTTTTCCTCATGCAACTCGTCCAAGCAATGAG GTCCGAGCCACTGCCTTTGGACGCGTTGCTGCTCCCCGCGACGTCTGCGCCACAGGCAAAGTCGGCTGCTTTTTCCTTGGCCGCTCCAGCCGTCGCAAGTgtctcttcgacttctgccTTGCCCCCCGCAGGGGCGTTGGCGCCTCTGCCTGTCGATTCTCAAAAAAGTCGCGGACAGTCTgtgcagaagaacgaggaactgtctctggagaaaggagagctgAGAGCGAGGCAAGACGACGTTGCGAGGCGACCTGCGGCAGTGCCGTTAAACGCCTCTGCGCCGCTTTCTTTCGCGAGCGGACGGCAGGCAGGACCTGCTAGCACACCCTTGACGAACTTCCTCATTCGCCGGTGCCTGCGGAACGCGGGACTCGCGGTGAAGCTCTTCTGGTTGCTCCAgtgcgagaaagaagaccctgaCAACGGCCATATTTTTGTCCGTGCAGAGCAACGCTTCTTCGACGCGCTTCACAAAAATGCTGCGCGAAAAGggcgaaaggaaaaaacagtccctgctgcggcgcctcccccctcttcgtcctcctcgtcttctcgcgcttcttcttcctcgtctttcgctCCTTCGCACCCTTCAGCGCCTGCGTCGCGCGCCAGGCTCAGCGAGACACACGGCGACGAAGCCACCGGCGCAGGAGGCTCGGAGGGGGGAAGGCTCATGACAGAGGGTGGGGGAGGGAAatccgcgagagagaaggactcAGACAAAcgtgaggaaggagacaagatccacgaagacagaggagacgaagaagaagggagagctcgagacacagaggagggagaaggacgTGGAGGACCGGAAAAGGCGAAGGccgagacgcatgcatcagATAAGGACGAGGGAGAGTGCCAGCCGcaaaaaggggaagaagacgaagattctcgaaggaagaagagatcaGGCGATGGGAGCAGAGGGCCGAGTCGATCGGCGCTTTTGGCTGCGGAAATCCTGGAAATTCTGGAGCTCCAA GTGCAGCTGCGAAACCATCTGATGGCGTTGAATGGGCAGATTCGTgacaagcgagaaagagcagagaggaaaaccgaGCACCTCCGGGAGCTTCTCGAA TCCACGCCTTTGTGCCCAGGGTTaatctgcttctctgcttcgacgacgcctgcgtctcttcttccggccccgcctgcgtcttcgtcctctcctcttcctctgtctcagGTTGAgccgtctgcctctgcgtcttctgcctcttctgcttcttctgcttctcccaaTCTTTCTTCGGTTCGTGTAgacttctctccttcggccTTTCCTTCGCTGACGTTCGAGCaaatcgaggaagaagagcttcAGGCTGAGGCTCTGTCGAAGAGTCGACGGGGAGACGAGCAGGCAAAGACGGAGACTGTCGACGAGAGGGAACGCGACGTCTcagcgcctgtctcctccagctgcgacggttcttctctcgctcttccttccgGAGATATCGAGGCCGACGCACATTCGTCACGGTCCCAAGCAGACCCTCTCCTCGATCACCCAGACACCTCCAGACAACCATCTTCTTCCCGTTCAttctgtgcttcttcttcctccgcgtcttcttcttcttccgcgtcttcttcttcttccgcgtcttcttcttcttcttccgcgtcttcttcttcctctgcttctgtggaaacgcatgcactgagGTTCGTGCGAGGTTCGCGGGCCTTGTGGCCTGGGGTGCCTCTGCCGGTGGACGTGGATTTGAGGCTGGTCGGCGTGGAGATCGCCGAGTGTTGGGTGGTGAGAAGCAGCCTGTACCCTCTCGTGCTTTCCTGCTGGGTCCTGTCGCTGCGCAACCGCTCGCGGAGAGGCGAACGCCGACGCCGGGAACTTCGCGGCCCGAGAGCGGCGGAGAAGccagaagtggaagagagacCGCGCCGTCGTCAGCCAGACAACCCACCTCACGCCGTGGAGCGAGACGCGCACTGGccgagaacgagagaacaagaaaacgaagaaacgcaggagggagaacaactaagagaaggagaaggaggaagagaacaagacggagacgaggaggtgAAGGTGCCTGTGAGAGAAggggggagaaaaggagatctggagagagaggagagaagcgccgaGGAGAGCGgggccttctctgcgttggGAGTCCCAGACGAGACGGACGCGCAGGCAagatgcacgcatgcaggggcgacgcaaagaagagaaaaggaaatcgcagcaggagaagacgaagaagaagcgcagctTCATCCCAGCGCCCGTACATGCCCAAAGGCTGTGCCCGGTGACCCGCCGCGACAGGGTCCAGAGGtgtcgacgaggagaggcgaggaaggagaggagaaaagcgaagatCAGAACGCGTCGGAGAGCAGAGCAGAtacgaaggaagagaagaaagggaacgaagagaggggagaaaccGGAAGCGGCAAGGCGCCTGGTTCCAGGGAAGGTGGGCGCTTTAGCGTTCGCAACGCCTGTACCGGCGAGGTGCAGAAGAAGTTGTTTCTGTACAAAGTTGGAGATGATTTGAGACAAGACATGCTCGTCCTGGGCGTCATTCGCCTCGTCGACTGCCTCCTCAAACAGTATGGCGTGGATCTGAAGTTTACGCCCTACCGA GTCGTGGCAATGTCGACCGAGGACGGCCTCATCGAGTTCCTCCACGGCGCCGAGTCGCTCAGCTCGatcaagaaaaaacacaaaactCTCATCAATTATTTCACCCACGTCCACCCCGACCCCGACAGCCCGTGCG GCTTTTCCGAAAAAGTCTGGAGCAATTTCATTCGGAGTTGCGCCGGGTCCTGCCTCGTCACTTTCCTCTTGGGAATAGGAGACAGACACCTCGACAACATTCTCGTCGGCCTCGACGGGCGCCTCTGCCATATCGATTTCGGTTTCATTCTTGGCGAAG ATCCGAAACCGTTTCCGCCTCCAATGAAGATATGCAGCGAAATGCTGGAGGTGATGGGTGGGATTGGGGGCGAAGGGTACACGCTCTTTGTGGCACAGTGTTGCCAAGCGTACAAAATTCTTCGCTTTCATGCACAGCTGCTTTGCGTGCTCTTGGATCTCATGGTCGACTCTGGAATCAAGGACATCAAAAAAAATCTGGTCTCCTCCACGGCCTATCCCGCCGAGCTCGCCGCCCACGTCGCGCCCCACCCCGCAAGTGGCTCCGCGCCCCCCCAGCCCGgccccgctgtctccgcgggtgtctccgtcgcggGCCCCTTGGGCTCCAACTTGGGCTCCGGCGCGCCGGCGGGCCTGCCGAAGGGGCCTGTGCGAGGGGCCGAggcgggtgtctccgtcgcggGCCCGGGTTTGTTCTGCGGAGACAGGTCGCCTCAGCTGTCGGGGTCTGgggccttcttctcggacTCAGGCCTCCTGAGCTTCCCGGCAGCGACTGCCTCCTTCGAGTCCGAACCGTCTCCAGGGGGCGGCTCCGCACCCACGCACGACGACCTGGAGCCCAGAGGCGCCGGGGCCGCCGCCCCACAGGGCGCCGGGTCTGCGCAGGAGGCCGCGCCTGGAcgcagcaggcgaagagTGGTTTGCGTGGCTTTGGAAAAAGTGAAGGAGAAACTGAGACTGGATTTAGGAGACGAAGATGCAGAGCGATTTCTTGTCGGAGTCATCAACAGCAGTGCACGCGCCCTCTTCCCTGCAGTCGTCGATAAACTCCACGAATGGGCTCTCTACTGGAGATGA